The sequence below is a genomic window from Macadamia integrifolia cultivar HAES 741 chromosome 1, SCU_Mint_v3, whole genome shotgun sequence.
GTGTGTTCGGGGTCCTCCCAACCCTTAGATCACTAATTGAGTGCCCAATTGATTAGAGATGAGCTGAATCCTAGGTTAGatgttaagaaaataaaagagagagagaaaaaaaaaatgaaattgaagagagatacataaatcaatcattgatTAAGATTATGTGTTAATGTAGAAAAAACTACTTCCATATActactattatttatttatttatttttgtatagaATATACTACTACTTCTACATATGCTATTTGCGAGGAAAATATCTTCATGTAAACATCACAGTGGGGGCAGGAATAACAGAGACATTTGAATGGTTACACTATGATGGGCAGTTTGTTCCTTATAGTGACAGTACAATGCCAATGGGTGTCCTTGTCATGAGCTTGCATTTTTGTCAACAAACTTATCCACACTCTTTTGTGTCTTAGAGTTATCCCTCATTCCTCAAAGGTGCAAAAATATATAGGAGGATATAAAGGGTTGGtgatatttctctctctctcctcccccctgGGTGAGATGTAGGGGTCACTGGACACAAGAGCGCATCTCTTAGGGCACGAGCCCCTGTATCTGGGCATAGTCCGcaattcctatatatatatatatatatatatatatattagtaaacATGTATGTGCAAATGCATGTGTTGATGTATGTTATTTGGCGGAGAGAAAAAATGATGGAATTAATCTCAAAATTGTTTGAAAATTCTCGATTAATTAgtcatgatttaaaaaaaaaaaaaaaaaaaaaaaaaaaaaagtcacaatttaatgaaaaaattgtcttttcagaaatagatcTAAACAAAAAGAGCAAAATGAACCAATATGATGGCTAAATACAGTAGGGGAAAAAATTACAGAGCACATTTACATGCACGAACTGCCCTTGAACATCCAGGAATAATGATAAACAATACTTATCAAAGTATGCAGCCTGATCAAAATTAATTCCATCATTGTTCACATTATTCTCCTTCAAAATATAAACAAGAATGGACCCAAATCAAAGacatttgatttgaaaaatgaaGTAATGGAAATTGGTATAGACCCATCGGGAGCTCTTGATATTCTTAATATTAAGGGTGCTagtcggttcgattttggtgtATATGGTTCAATTCGATTCGTTACAAGATTTTTTAGGTGAAACCAGAAACGAATCATTTAGTAAACAGTTTCGTAGATAAAacgaaaccatttataaatggtttcggtttaaaaggttttaaatagttttcttatattttctaattttttatccaaacaccttctttacctttaaaatttgtAGTGAAATGGATATAAATTGTAACACTGAATTAAATTGTTTTTTCGTTATATGCTTTTATTTATGGctatttgatgattttttttttaattgcaatgCATGTAAACTTAGCATTGAACTTACTACGTATTTGTTGATTTTACCAAtgatttaaactttaaaactaaaatcgaatcacggtttcaattttaaaaccaaaaccgaaccatttaataaatggtttcacaGTTTCGGTGTAAATGATATTGTTTAATTTTGATAAGCGGTttagatttcaaattcacatcctcaCTTCATATCCTTGTACACAAAAGAGATCAATTAAAATCTATAGAGGGGTAGGAGGGGAGGTTGATCAGTACCGTAATTTACCATAGGATTTCTCATATTCCCTCAATTTGGATGAAAATTCAAACTCTTCCACATTCCTCGTAAACATGTTGTTTTTGGGAAGGATTTTATGCATGGCCGTTTATGTATGTGATTGCCTTTCAACCATTCGATGAGGGTGGGGGCAAAAGTGTAATAACACATCCTCCTCTCACCTCCATTGAACGGAGAGATGAGGACTATTACAGTCAATGGATAACTATGGAATATGTAATAAAGAACAGCTTAGAGATTACAGAAAATGCATTATTACTTGATCTTCTTTTTCATACTGCAATGTTAAAGTCCAAGGGAAGTCTTTGACGTTCTATGAGATTAGGGCGGAGGATGGTCATGCCGCTGGCTTGCAGGTCTCTGCAGCGTGCACCAATGAGGAGTCAGGGAAGGGAGGGGCAGAGGAGTCTTTTCCAGGAGAGGGGGAGAGGAGACAGACACATGGCTGGCCACAACGCCAGCGTGCCCAGTCTTTTCCCatgaaattaatttatttaaaagGCAATGTTGATTGAATTATATGGTAAAATGAAAATCAGTTATAAATATTGTTTTCTTTGAATTATAAAATAAACATTTGGATTCAACATTTTCATGCTTTGACATTTTATTTATGGTCTTcctaacataaaaataaatgtgaaACACAGCAAAGTGTATTCCATGAGTGAAGAGCTATCCATAATTTTGAAGGAGGGAAGATTGATTGAGATGAAATGATCAAGATGAGTACCTTAAAAAGCACATTTGATCCATCTAATCTTTGTGGGAATTGAACAATACAAAGTGAATAGCCTCAGTGCATGCATTGAATCTCATCTATATACCCAAATCAAGTCCTTTTGATCTTATATTTCCTCCACTACTTTGTAGATCATCTCCCGTTGTCGGTATATTTACGATCAAGCAAAAAATTTCTAGTCAAAGAGCCAATTTTGGGTTAGTCACTTGCTCCTGTACTCCAATATTCATGCTTGTCAACTTAGTAAGTTCCACTTGCTGATGCTCTATCCGCCTCACCACTGGTGCAACTTCAGAAAAAGCAAAAGACAGTGTATCTTGTTTACTGAGACGTCGCTTTTTTATCTTCAATATAGCCTGTGAAACATCTCCAATTGATGGACGCCTTCGTGGGGTTTTGTGCAAGCACTTGTGACCAATGCTGGCAAGGAGCCTCACCTCCTCAGGGTTGCATTTCCCTACAAGTTTCTTATCAAGTATTTCATCCACACCATCTGGACTCATTGCTGCCTACAAACAGACACACAcgcacacaaacacacacagaCAGAGAGAAAGAGGTTTATGTCAGGAGTTCTGTGATGAGAATTTCCAATGCGGATTCTGGATTAATTGAGGATAAGAAACTAACCATATTGATGTATTCCATAAGATTTTGATGCGGGTGGATAGCAGTAATTAGTTCGAAGAGGATGATTCCAAGACTATAGAGGTCACTTTTCTTTGTGAATTTGTTAGTGGAGATGTACTCGGGATCTATGTAACCATATGTACCCTTCAGGCCTGAATTTCTGCCATCGAATGCCTCTTCCCTGGACAGCCCAAAATCAGCAACCTAATTCAAATAGGTTGTAACCTAGATCAGACACATTAGTACATTGTGGGAAATAGCTAAGACATCAATGCACAAGCTTCATGAGTTGGCAAGGACTCATCACATGCCTTGGTATTTAAGCCTTATTGTGCACACATCATCAAGTGATAACATTAAGTGCATTCTGACCTATTGGCATTACCAAAAACTTGGCTCGACGACCACCACCCTttttggagagagagggagggagggagggagggagggagagggagacagagagagaattcAACAGGCAATGAGAGTGTTGAACGCATGCtactttcaaaatatttaacTGCTACACTAAACTTAATCTAATTGCTAATATGATAATTCAAATTCTGGATACCTTACTGAACAATATCAGTATGGAACTACGTACTATCACAATTTTTTTCAGTTCTCGTTGATAATCAGACAAGAGTAATGACTGAAACACGAGTCTGCATCAATTTCCATACCTTGGCCCTCATTGACTGGTCCAACAATATATTGGCAGATTTCAGGTCCCGATGTATTACAGGTGGCACAGCCTGTCACAAGTTTTGCATTATTACTAAGTGGTCTATGTCACAAGGTTAACATACTACCAACAAAACAATCATTGATATCAGTTAACATACCCCATCATGAAGATATTCAATTCCATGTGAAATATCTAAAGCAATTTGAAGCCTTTCATCCCAGCTCAAAACTTGTTCACCTTCACCTAAGTGCATGTAAACCAGAACACTTTTAAGTTAATTCAAAGGTGAACATTCAGAACGGGATTCTGCTGAACTACATAAACAAAATAGGTTATGGCTAGTTAAACtattgttgcttttttttttttttttttttNNNNNNNNNNNNNNNNNNNNNggtggggtggtgggggtggaaACTAAAATTATAATCTAGTTTATCACTTAGTTGACATTCAGTCTAGGATTAGCACATTTGAGCTGGTCGGGACCATTTCAATTCGGTCTTCATATAAAAACCACCTAGTACTAAAAAACCAAGCCAAACCACTCGATTTAGATGATTTTCTGAGCACCACAGAAAACCACCTGATTCAGTTTCGCAGCTTTTCTTCCTACACCCTGTGAGccaaatttttactttttattttattttaattcttttagaTCAAATTGAACCAGAACTGAACCCCTTACAATTCAATACACATCCTGATTTTAATAACTACGACTAACATAAAGTGGTTAATTCTAGAACATCTAAGCCTTAGGTGAAATAAGTTAACCCATTGTTTCGAATTGTAGAAAACTGTGACAGCATCTGGCCAGTTCAGTGGAATAATCCCTACTCATCACTGCTAGTAATCCCCACACCCACTCATCGCTTTTTATATGGAAAAAAGAGTTCGCATATACAAAGGAGAACAAAGAAATGCCAGAAACAAGAATGCAGAACGTGATAGTATGATAGGAAGGGGCAATGGACCCATAATTAGATGAATAAATTGCTGAACTGCCATGCTAGCATGAACAAGGATGGCATGATAACCCACAGCTTCAGGGTTCATTTGACCATAAGCTGTTGGGTCTATAAACGGATGTTACATATGTTGGATGGGTGAATAGCCCTAATTAGTATTGACAGGACAATCCTAACCATGGTTTAAAATTTCCCCAAAGTTTATATACTTCTTGATCTCCACATTTTTAAAGGTCAGGCATGAAAAGGCatctaaaccttaaatcccaaAATTTTGCCAAGATCAATAAATTAAAGGTTGCATGTGCTGCCTCCTAGGGCCATCAATATGGGCCTGCTGGATGGGCTTCTCAGTACCAAAAGTCAAAAACCTTGTTCATTTGGGATGAAACTAGCTCCTCTCTTCCCCACACCCACTCCTGAATCCAACATTACAGGACACTCAGTAAGATGGATATTTAGTAATCCATTTGTGTTCAGTCTAAATGATAAACATAAAAGTGATGAAGGTAAGAGTTTGTCTCATgagttttaaaatataatacTCTGGGATCTGACTTCAATTTAAACATATACTCATCAGATGAATGGGAATCCACCTAATCAATAAGATGAAACATCCATCTAGATTAGCAATGCATCAAACATAAGTGGTTTatgacaaagaaaataaatatgacTCTTTACTTACTATATAACAGGTTTTCCAAGCTCCCATTACTCATAAATTCATATAACAACATGTGCTGACCCTTATCCACACAATATCCAACCAAATTCACCAGATTACGATGATGCAGCCTACCTAGCAAAAGTACCTGCAGAAATGACCAGGCTTAGCTAGTATCGGTAATAATAAGAGTTTGGATAAATTATTTCCACATAATACTTCCCCAAATTCCAAAGTCTTAATTGTTTCTAGATAAAGACTTGAATGGTAACACATGCAATGTGaaccaaaatttcattttttacaaAAGGGAAACAGAAATCTTATCCTTCTCTAAAAAAATTCCAGCTTAGAAATTACCTCTGTTTGAAACTCTTTCTCCCCCTGTTTGGAGTTAGCAGCAAGCACTTTAACAGCTGCCACGCCACCTGCTGGGATTGTAGCTTTATAGACAGGACCAAATGAACCCTGTCCCAAAATAGTAGTGAAGTTCTGTGTGGCTTTTTGAATATCCCTGGCAAGCAAAACCAATAAAAAGATCTTGGTCTTTCACTTAATCATATAGACCCACACCAAGCTCGTACTATACTATGTGAAGATCTACCAATAATTAGCATGCTTATCTACTAGGCATGTTTTTTCCTAAAATATGGATTCTTGATTTGCTTTCTCACCAGATCATTGTAatactagaaaaagaaaatgtagttttcaaaGGAATTTATTGAGAGATTGTGCAAAGAGAAGGCTTGATTTGCATAGAATATGTTCAgaaacccttctttttttttttttNNNNNNNNNNNNNNNNNNNNNNNNNGCTTCTCTTGCATTTTCATTCGCCCTctggttgggggtgggggtgtggggggggggttgtaaaCGTGGACACAAACATCCATGCAATTGGAATCAATTAAGACTGATGCTCAATCAGGTTCCCTCCAAAAGTGAAGCACCTTTTAGTGAAAAGGTAAAGTAGCCATCAGCAGCCTAATATAACTAAAACATGGCCTGGAAACCAAAGGATGTTTGAGGTTTAAAATGTCTGCAACCCTTTGACAATCTATACGAACGAATAAGTGGGTTTTGGGTAAATATTATAAGCTGCATTTACACAATTATACATTTAATTCAAATACTTAATAAGTACagttaaataagaaaataatggCCAAACGATTCCAGCAGTCATGAAATATAATGAAATGTAGATTAAAAAAGTAACAATCATAAAACATAACATCCATGGAGGATGCCAAAGtaagggtgtacccagtgcacgaggctcccaccactgcaggGTTTGGGGAGAGTCATAATGAatacagccttacccctgcttcgtggagaggctgtttccagacTCAAATCCGAGagcactaggtcgcaatggagcaacgtTTACATTACACCAAGGTCCGACCTCTCCACAAGGATGTCAGCAGAACATTGTCAAGTTCCAATATATTAAGAAATGAAATCTAGTGTCTGCAAACTATTACATAGCACATACTTGTACAGGTATCTCAGAATGCCAGATGTTGATGCAAACTGATCTTTGCTGTGATGGTTCCACCTGAACCCCTGGGTGCTTTCTGGAAGGTGCTGCGGGACAGGCATAGTTATGGAATTTGAGAGAGATGCACTTGAGTCAATGCTGGCCCCTAGGCCATTCGTACGAATAGGAAGAGTGGTTATGTTACGATCATTTGAACAGCGTCGAACATTAGAGTGCTTTTTGTACCACCTTATGCCAATATATGCACACAATGCTATTAAGACACCAATAGCCAGACCAACCGAGACACCAATAACCAAATCAGTTTGATGTACCATTCTGCGCCTTCTTCTGACTGTTGGCAGGTATGAACATTTTGGGTTGACACAATCTGTAAATGGAGGGAGTATTAATGAAACTGAAACAACCTCCTCCCAAGGAGCATGTAAATAATATtcgtgaaaaagaaaaagagacgTGAGTAATGATCAATTTAAGAAGACCATGCGTGAGTAATGATCAATACTAAGAAGACCATGAATTATCCATTAGGAAATttaatgtttattttattttattattattattatttttcattttggtgTTAATTGCATACTAAATTCAGCAAAGGAGAAGATCGAGAATCATTGCTAAGCAATATTCTGAGATGTTgcactttttctctctctctctttccccatTTTGTATTTGCTTATGTTTCTCTCTTATACTGTTGACCTCAACCCCCACAACCACACCCTCAAACTCACCACaaaaacaagaagagaaaatataCAGTAATAGAATTACAGAAGGTGAAAGAATACCATAAAGGTGACTTCCTATCGGCGAACAATAAAGACTTCCAGAGAGAAGATAAACTTATACTGTTTTGGATGTCAATACCAATTATTACGATCTCTTTCACCCGTACGCAACAGAAGAAGACTTAAAGCTATCCATGCATGGTCTAGTTTGAGTAGTAAGAGGTAAACCCAAAGCTTGAATATGATACATGAAATGAACATATAAAAGCATGATATAAGGGCTTGTATCATGCAACAGGTGCCATCACAAGAGATTTCCCAGGTCCAATTTCAGCAGGATCAGAATATTATAAGAAATATTGCTGTTGCGCTAACTTGGAAAGCTGAGGAAATATTAGAAAGTTTTTGTACACCCGTCTGACCAGGTGCAGCATGCATCTCAAGGGTGTTTAGAAGAGCACCCACCAGAACacctaaaaaaattattacgGGTGTGGCTATGATAATGTGGTTTGAAAACATATTGTGTGCAGGCAAGGGAATTTTACAGATAGGATCATCTTTACAGTTTGTGAAGGAGGTTTGGATAACCAGTCAAATGTAGCTCCTAACCACTTTGTGTGTCCCCTGTTCTAATATTCCACTTACTGATGCACTTATCTCCCTCCATTTGCTAAAATCATAATTTCCAGGAAGAAGAAATATGTCAAAAACGTCAGAGAAGAATGAAGGGGTCATTTACTTCTTTATACAACAGTAtataagagaaggaaagagggcAGAATAAGGAATATAGGTGCTCTTAACAAACATGAAATATAGGGAAAATGAATACAACttattaaagaaaataagaacCAGACTAATAAGAAACTTCCAACACAATTCTCTCTGCTAGACAAGGGGCCTAGAAAAGATGACAGTTTTTCACAGATCTACGAGACAACATGTGATTGGAGGGTaagaatccatgtagctgacccgaTTTAGGAGAGACTGATTTGTAGTGTTTGTATTCTTCCCCTTTTACTTCTACTTTTCCCTTTGTTGTCTTTGATAGGAATCCATGTAGCCAGCCCCCtgaagttgggataaggctgagttgttgttgtagttgttGTCTGAGACAACAATGGAAGACATTATTATGAATATGAACTTTGTTagtcaaaaaaattataagaacaGTCTTCAACAAAGAGAAACTCATCAAAACTAAACAATTGCTGAGAATACAAAAGTCAATTAACTAAAATTAATCTTGGCACAAATAAAACAGAATGTTGCTACCAAATTATTGAAAGATTTAGCTATTGTCATCAGGCGACTGAAAATAAGAAACCATTTAGAACAGGACTGCTGTTTTAATCTCAAGTCCCAGTAAATGTATATGGCTTCATAATGAGTTCTTAGACTAAAATAAACGGAATATCTAtatttttcttaagaaaaaaaaaatttgtcagaAAAAATCTTGTTCACTTAAATTCCTTCATATTCTTCCTCTTAAGTTCCATAATTCTTCTTCATTTCACTACAGAAATCTTTCATCCATCTCAGAGATATGGCCAGGTATCATATGGCAAATGTCCTGCTAACTGCTAACTCCAGTTCTGGATGATTACAAAGACTTGGTTACAACAAGGATAATTCCTTTCTAGAAACCAAGAACGCTTGTGCTTCCAAAGCATAACACAAAATCCACTTTCCTGTTTCTCTTGCCTCATTGAAAGAACCCAGTAAAACCAACCATATCCCTTTACCGTCAGAGGCTAATGCCCAACAACTTGAAATCATCGAAATgatgaataaagaaaaattcatcTTATCCTTCTTTATATGGCAAAAATAACATCAATTAgaatttcatttatttgttaGAATAATTTTAAAGGAATTTCAACCAAAGTCATCAAGATTCTGAATAGCTCATTAGAAAACGTATTGCCCAATCCATCCCTTATCATCATTCTCCTCCAAATTAAAGCATCGATCAACAACGTAAACAGATAAATTGAAAAGGGTAATCGTAAAACCCAAAAGGAGAATACCCACAAGACCAAAACCATCTAGAACAACAATCCAAAGCACCCAGGACACAAAACACTCCATTTCAGCGTGAATTCTGAAAACCCATATGTAAGAAATAAAGGATAACCTACCTCAGTAGCCAAAAACCCAGACTGGCGATCCTCGTTAAAAGCTAAGTTTGTGTTATCCCTCTTTCTTGCGAACCTCTATTTGTTCAGTGGAGACTGGAGAGAAGACTCTGAGAAGTAGTGGACTTGGTAAAGAAACGGAAACTTACAGACAAAAAGCAGAAAATAGACACCCGAATTGGGAAAAGTTtagaatttaaaaagaaaacaaaaaaaaagagaaatgttaCCTTGTTTGATATGTGATGACGTGGAAAGCGGACAGTTACAGGATGTGGAGCCAGTAAACCAACCAAAGCACCGATGTAAGcgccttttctcctcttctttgttgtttccttttatttagaGAAAATTACAACGCCACCCCAGAATTTTGATCTTTAATCAATATCATTCTTGTACTTTTCAAAATAATAACAACACCCctagcaatttaaaaaatatcaaatctatttctatttttagtcaCTATTGTTAAGTGATGGAATAACTGTTAGTTATTTTATTGAATGTCTAAAATACTTCCACTCAAGGTGATTTGACCATCTTACCCTTGCCCCTTTTTCTAAACCAAAACTTACAACTATCGGTTCTTCAGCCTCCGATGTAGGTTCGTGGACACCCTCCCCTCCGAAGAAGGATCGTGGCTACCCATTCTCTCCGGCGAAGGTTAGTCTTCAACTCCCAATTGAAATCATCTGTTTCTCACCGGtgaagaaacagagaagagaaCCATTGGAATTACATTGAATCTCTATCCTTAGTAAGTCCTCAAAGAATTTTTCCTCTTTATATCAATTGAAGCATCTGCTTTTCGAAGAAAGGATAGCTATATGAAACCCAATCATAAATCTAAGCTAGAGGCATCTTTCAATTTTCACTTACTTTGAGTAATCTATGTGGAATCATTCAAGCAAAGCTTGGTGGACATGGGATTCTGTTCAATTTGAATTGGGTATAATCAGAAAATTCTTAGAGAGCCGATTCCAATGTGTTTCCATCGGGGTAGATTTATGTAC
It includes:
- the LOC122086153 gene encoding calcium/calmodulin-regulated receptor-like kinase 2, translating into MVHQTDLVIGVSVGLAIGVLIALCAYIGIRWYKKHSNVRRCSNDRNITTLPIRTNGLGASIDSSASLSNSITMPVPQHLPESTQGFRWNHHSKDQFASTSGILRYLYKDIQKATQNFTTILGQGSFGPVYKATIPAGGVAAVKVLAANSKQGEKEFQTEVLLLGRLHHRNLVNLVGYCVDKGQHMLLYEFMSNGSLENLLYSEGEQVLSWDERLQIALDISHGIEYLHDGAVPPVIHRDLKSANILLDQSMRAKVADFGLSREEAFDGRNSGLKGTYGYIDPEYISTNKFTKKSDLYSLGIILFELITAIHPHQNLMEYINMAAMSPDGVDEILDKKLVGKCNPEEVRLLASIGHKCLHKTPRRRPSIGDVSQAILKIKKRRLSKQDTLSFAFSEVAPVVRRIEHQQVELTKLTSMNIGVQEQVTNPKLAL